A stretch of Terriglobia bacterium DNA encodes these proteins:
- the aroB gene encoding 3-dehydroquinate synthase has translation MRRLRVKSRDFEYRVVAGRGAWSAFQHFPHRKYSSIFVLTERALWKRWGANFLKASQLIAPTEIFVPSGENSKSIRMAEQVAARLLKKRADRHSLLIAFGGGVVGDLGGFVASTYMRGIDYVQVPTTVVAQVDSAIGGKTAVNVGEMKNLIGTFAPPRLVLADPVVLKSLSPRAYLSGFYEVAKHAVLSGPSLFSLMEKAAGRLRPGLDGTLDTLLVRAAQVKVDIVNRDEHEADLRRLLNLGHTFGHALEEATGYRRFLHGEAVGWGLLCAARLGVLLNMLDAKEAERISALVRSIGPLPSIRDLSPAKIRNLFPRDKKAIAGQIHWVVPEKIGKVSIVRGVPIGVAVEALRSVQQSEVYG, from the coding sequence ATGCGACGACTTCGAGTAAAATCTCGTGATTTTGAATACCGCGTTGTGGCCGGGCGCGGCGCCTGGAGCGCGTTTCAGCACTTTCCGCACCGGAAATACTCTTCCATATTCGTACTGACGGAACGAGCGCTCTGGAAGCGCTGGGGAGCGAACTTCCTGAAAGCCAGCCAGTTGATTGCTCCAACCGAGATCTTTGTTCCTTCGGGCGAGAACTCAAAGAGCATCAGAATGGCGGAACAGGTGGCCGCAAGACTGCTGAAGAAAAGGGCGGACCGGCATTCTCTTCTCATCGCGTTCGGTGGGGGCGTGGTGGGTGACCTGGGCGGGTTCGTCGCTTCCACTTACATGCGCGGGATTGACTATGTCCAGGTGCCGACCACGGTGGTGGCCCAGGTGGACAGTGCCATCGGCGGCAAGACCGCCGTCAATGTTGGCGAGATGAAGAACCTGATTGGGACGTTTGCGCCGCCGCGCCTCGTGCTGGCTGACCCCGTGGTGCTGAAATCCCTTTCTCCGAGGGCGTATCTTTCCGGCTTCTACGAAGTTGCGAAGCATGCGGTGCTTTCCGGCCCGTCGTTGTTTTCGCTGATGGAGAAGGCCGCCGGCAGGCTTCGCCCCGGCTTGGACGGAACGCTGGACACTCTGCTGGTGCGGGCGGCGCAGGTGAAAGTGGATATCGTCAATCGCGACGAGCACGAAGCTGATTTGCGCCGGCTCTTGAACCTGGGCCACACCTTCGGCCACGCGCTGGAAGAAGCCACAGGGTACCGGCGGTTTCTCCACGGCGAGGCGGTGGGTTGGGGGCTGCTTTGCGCGGCACGACTGGGAGTGCTCCTGAATATGCTGGACGCAAAAGAGGCTGAACGGATCTCCGCACTGGTCAGGAGTATCGGCCCTTTGCCTTCCATTCGTGACCTGTCGCCGGCGAAAATCCGGAATCTTTTCCCCCGCGACAAGAAGGCCATTGCAGGCCAGATCCACTGGGTGGTGCCGGAGAAAATCGGTAAGGTCAGCATTGTGCGCGGCGTCCCGATCGGGGTTGCGGTTGAAGCGCTGCGCAGCGTACAACAATCGGAGGTCTATGGTTAA
- the ubiE gene encoding bifunctional demethylmenaquinone methyltransferase/2-methoxy-6-polyprenyl-1,4-benzoquinol methylase UbiE: MVKANPLAAGGATVGKGADERATASAVRSMFATVAPRYDLLNHLLSAGVDIGWRRATVRSLKPVLSRPSSVVADLCCGTGDLALALRRASEGAVLGTDFCHPMLQRARKKSVRLGRSTNFLEADTLRLPFRDASLDAVTIAFGFRNLVNYRRGIQEMRRVLRSGGMVAILEFSHVTWPIFGPLFRAYFRRVLPRLGALISGVQGPYQYLPDSVSRFPDQEALSDLLREEGFSGVRYRNFTGGVAALHLGEKG, translated from the coding sequence ATGGTTAAGGCGAACCCCTTGGCGGCTGGCGGCGCCACAGTCGGCAAAGGTGCGGACGAACGGGCTACTGCATCCGCAGTTCGGAGCATGTTTGCGACTGTAGCGCCGCGTTACGATCTGCTGAACCATCTTCTCTCTGCCGGGGTTGATATCGGCTGGCGGCGCGCAACCGTCAGGTCGCTTAAGCCAGTGTTGTCCAGGCCATCATCCGTGGTGGCCGATCTCTGTTGCGGGACCGGAGATTTGGCGCTGGCTCTGAGACGAGCTTCGGAAGGTGCAGTGCTGGGGACCGATTTCTGCCATCCCATGTTGCAGCGTGCCCGGAAAAAATCGGTGCGCCTGGGCCGAAGCACCAACTTCCTGGAGGCGGATACGCTGCGACTGCCCTTCCGTGACGCGTCACTCGACGCTGTGACCATCGCTTTTGGCTTCCGCAATCTCGTGAACTACAGGCGCGGGATTCAGGAAATGAGGCGGGTGTTGCGGTCGGGAGGCATGGTGGCGATTCTGGAGTTTTCGCACGTCACCTGGCCTATTTTTGGCCCGCTGTTCCGTGCTTATTTTCGACGCGTGCTTCCGCGGCTGGGCGCGTTGATTTCAGGAGTTCAGGGTCCCTACCAGTATCTTCCGGATTCGGTATCACGTTTTCCGGACCAGGAAGCCCTTTCAGACCTGCTTCGGGAGGAAGGTTTCAGCGGGGTCCGCTACAGGAATTTCACCGGTGGGGTGGCGGCCCTTCATCTGGGAGAAAAGGGGTAG